From Methanofastidiosum sp., a single genomic window includes:
- a CDS encoding tetratricopeptide repeat protein, translating into MTRRINVTMLGLIIISTLLLSGCAKTTQENQAVEEKVEVTANQENQAVEEKVEVTANQEKNEAVEWYYKGNAFYKQNKYSEAIECYDKAIAIDPNYAIVWYYKGNAFYNQNIYAEAIECFDKAIELDPNLANALKSKGYVLFKQSKYSEAIECFDKSIEMDPNDANIWYMKGEVLFLQREYPEAIECFDKSLEINPNNATAWNNKGYLLLKEREYSGALECFDKSLEINPNNATAWNNKGHALAFLGRNTEAEECFDKARELGYIG; encoded by the coding sequence ATGACAAGAAGAATTAATGTAACTATGTTGGGCTTGATTATCATTAGCACTTTGCTCTTATCAGGGTGCGCTAAAACTACTCAAGAAAATCAGGCTGTGGAAGAGAAAGTGGAAGTAACGGCCAATCAAGAAAATCAGGCTGTGGAAGAGAAAGTGGAAGTAACGGCCAATCAAGAAAAGAACGAGGCTGTAGAGTGGTACTACAAAGGAAATGCATTCTATAAACAAAATAAATATTCTGAAGCGATCGAATGCTATGACAAGGCGATTGCAATAGATCCAAATTATGCGATTGTGTGGTACTACAAAGGAAATGCATTCTATAACCAAAATATATACGCTGAAGCAATTGAATGTTTTGATAAGGCTATCGAATTAGATCCAAACTTAGCAAATGCATTGAAGAGCAAAGGATATGTACTTTTTAAGCAAAGCAAATACTCGGAAGCAATTGAATGTTTCGACAAATCAATTGAAATGGATCCGAATGATGCCAATATATGGTATATGAAAGGGGAAGTATTATTCCTACAAAGAGAATATCCTGAAGCTATCGAATGCTTTGACAAATCACTTGAGATAAATCCGAATAATGCTACTGCATGGAATAACAAAGGATATTTACTTCTCAAAGAAAGAGAATACTCTGGAGCTCTAGAATGCTTTGACAAATCACTTGAGATAAATCCGAATAATGCTACTGCATGGAATAACAAAGGACATGCACTTGCATTTCTTGGGCGAAATACGGAAGCTGAGGAATGTTTTGACAAAGCCCGGGAACTAGGATATATAGGATAG
- a CDS encoding tetratricopeptide repeat protein, with amino-acid sequence MARLFLMFLLISTFLTALCVSEQKTPEVLFNEGESLLKEGKYDEAMIKFDKVLEINSSYKEAWIYKGAILQEQKKFDDSIVCFDKAIAIDPNFAPTWAAKGLALFYQYKIDDAIVCFDKAINLDPNQIGAINSKGFALFAQGKFDEAVASYDEAIEMNPNQAAALNTGKGLLISMRFKYSEAIECFDKAIQIDPKYLPAWESKGDALRHLGRYIESEKCYDEILEIDTNNLSAWYGKGKVLHNQGKYSEAIICYDKAIEINSNLAGVWYEKGISLYYQEENIEAIECFDKAIQIDSNRVDAWNGKANAFLQMGLEAQAQECFDKIKEIGNK; translated from the coding sequence ATGGCCAGATTATTTTTAATGTTTCTACTCATTTCAACTTTCTTGACAGCTTTGTGTGTTTCAGAGCAAAAAACTCCTGAAGTTCTTTTTAATGAAGGAGAATCTCTTCTCAAAGAGGGAAAGTATGATGAAGCTATGATTAAATTTGACAAAGTGTTGGAGATTAATTCTAGTTACAAAGAAGCTTGGATATATAAAGGGGCCATTCTCCAAGAGCAAAAAAAATTTGACGATTCAATAGTTTGCTTTGATAAAGCTATTGCAATAGATCCTAATTTTGCACCTACATGGGCTGCTAAAGGACTCGCACTTTTCTATCAATATAAAATTGATGATGCAATAGTTTGTTTTGACAAAGCCATCAATTTAGACCCTAATCAGATAGGCGCAATAAATTCGAAAGGATTTGCACTTTTTGCACAAGGCAAATTTGACGAAGCAGTAGCCTCTTACGATGAAGCCATTGAAATGAATCCAAATCAAGCAGCTGCTTTGAATACCGGTAAAGGGTTATTAATTTCAATGCGATTCAAGTATTCTGAAGCCATTGAATGCTTCGATAAAGCCATTCAGATAGATCCAAAATACCTCCCCGCATGGGAATCTAAAGGAGATGCACTTCGACATCTTGGGAGGTATATAGAATCTGAAAAATGCTATGATGAGATATTAGAAATAGATACAAATAATTTATCTGCTTGGTACGGCAAAGGAAAGGTGCTTCATAATCAAGGCAAATACTCAGAAGCAATAATCTGCTATGATAAAGCTATTGAAATAAATTCAAATCTTGCTGGAGTTTGGTATGAAAAAGGAATTTCACTTTATTACCAAGAGGAAAATATCGAAGCCATTGAATGCTTCGATAAAGCCATTCAGATAGATTCTAATCGTGTTGATGCGTGGAATGGCAAAGCTAATGCATTCCTACAAATGGGGCTAGAGGCACAAGCCCAAGAATGTTTTGACAAGATAAAAGAAATCGGTAACAAATAA